In Camelina sativa cultivar DH55 chromosome 16, Cs, whole genome shotgun sequence, a single window of DNA contains:
- the LOC104751922 gene encoding squalene epoxidase 2, mitochondrial: MMKSVVIKNLTLFRPLRSSLPYTNLRISLRFSVSNRRSTTGATYIRRGKATKKERHKRAAVRKTVTAPTTTVVLDPFILGTFVASLFAFAFLYVLRQSSSSSNDVVIRNKSKKNRRVLVSHNDAVSRKDDSGSGNDVIIVGAGVAGAALAHTLAKEGRRVHVIERDLSEQDRIVGELLQPGGYLKLIELGLEDCVQNIDAQRLVGYALFKDGKYTKLSYPLETFDSDVAGRGFHNGRFVQRMREKAASLPNVRLEQGTVTSLLEENGTTIKGVQYRTKKGDELRSYAPLTIVCDGCFSKLRRSLCKPKVDVPSVFVGLVLENCELPFANHGHVVLGDPSLILMYPISSSEVRCLVDVPGQKLPPIANGEMAKYLKTYVAPQVPTEVREAFITAVEKGNIRTMPNRSMPADPVHTPGALLLGDAFNMRHPLTGGGMTVALADIIVLRDLLRPIRNLNDKEAVSKYMESFYTLRKPVASTINTLAEALYKVFLASSNEAKTEMREACFDYLTLGGVCSSGPVALLSGLNPSPLGLVLHFFAVAIYAVGRLMLPFPTTKSFRLGASIILSASGIIFPIIKSEGVRQMFFPRTIVAIYRTPPQ; this comes from the exons atgatgaaatCAGTCGTAATCAAGAACCTTACACTGTTTCGTCCTCTCAGATCTTCGCTTCCCTACACAAATCTTCGTATCTCCCTTCGATTCTCAGTCTCTAATCGCCGATCCACCACCGGAGCCACCTACATTCGCCGGGGGAAAGCGACGAAGAAGGAGAGACACAAACGCGCCGCCGTGAGAAAGACGGTGACGGCGCCGACGACGACGGTTGTGTTGGATCCATTCATTTTAGGAACATTCGTAGCTTCTCTGTTCGCGTTTGCGTTTCTCTACGTTTTGCGtcagagtagtagtagtagtaacgaTGTTGTGATTAGGAACAAGAGTAAGAAGAATCGTAGAGTCCTCGTTTCCCATAACGACGCCGTATCGAGGAAGGATGACTCCGGCTCTGGCAACGATGTGATCATCGTCGGAGCTGGTGTTGCTGGTGCTGCTCTTGCTCATACTCTCGCCAAG GAAGGACGAAGAGTTCATGTCATTGAAAGAGACTTGTCTGAACAAGACAGAATCGTCGGTGAATTGCTTCAACCTGGTGGTTACTTGAAGTTAATCGAACTTGGACTTGAGG ATTGTGTGCAGAACATTGATGCTCAACGACTTGTTGGTTATGCTCTCTTCAAAGATGGGAAgtatactaaactttcttaccCCTTGGAAACGTTTGATTCGGATGTAGCCGGGAGAGGTTTCCACAATGGGAGATTTGTGCAGAGAATGCGAGAAAAAGCTGCTTCTCTTCCAAA TGTACGTTTGGAACAAGGAACAGTCACGTCGTTGCTTGAAGAAAACGGGACGACAATCAAAGGTGTTCAGTACAGAACAAAGAAGGGAGATGAGCTTAGATCATATGCTCCTCTCACAATTGTATGTGATGGTTGTTTCTCCAAATTGCGTCGCTCTCTTTGCAAACCTAAGGTGGATGTGCCATCTGTTTTTGTGGGTCTTGTCTTGGAGAACTGTGAACTTCCATTTGCAAATCATGGCCATGTTGTTCTCGGTGATCCGTCACTTATTTTAATGTATCCCATAAGCAGTTCTGAAGTCCGTTGCTTAGTCGATGTACCGGGTCAAAAACTTCCTCCTATTGCAAATGGTGAAATGGCTAAGTATTTGAAAACATATGTTGCACCTCAGGTACCAACCGAGGTCCGTGAAGCATTCATCACCGCGGTTGAGAAAGGTAATATCAGAACTATGCCAAACCGCAGCATGCCAGCTGATCCGGTTCATACTCCTGGAGCTCTTCTTTTGGGTGATGCATTCAACATGAGACATCCTTTAACCGGTGGTGGGATGACTGTTGCATTGGCAGATATCATTGTACTCCGTGATCTTCTGAGGCCAATTCGTAACCTTAATGACAAAGAAGCAGTGTCTAAGTATATGGAATCCTTTTACACACTACGCAAA CCTGTAGCTTCCACCATTAATACATTGGCGGAGGCGTTGTACAAGGTCTTTTTAGCATCTTCAAATGAAGCAAAAACAGAAATGCGTGAAGCTTGTTTCGACTATCTTACTCTTGGAGGTGTTTGCTCATCTGGTCCAGTTGCATTGCTCTCTGGTTTAAACCCTAGTCCTCTGGGTCTAGTACTTCACTTTTTTGCTGTGGCGATCTATGCTGTTGGTCGCCTAATGCTACCATTTCCTACGACTAAAAGCTTTCGGCTTGGAGCTAGTATCATCTTG AGTGCTTCAGGCATCATCTTTCCCATAATTAAATCAGAGGGAGTTAGGCAAATGTTCTTCCCTCGTACTATCGTTGCCATATACCGCACTCCTCCTCAATGA